The following are encoded together in the Oncorhynchus kisutch isolate 150728-3 linkage group LG8, Okis_V2, whole genome shotgun sequence genome:
- the LOC109896001 gene encoding endoplasmic reticulum aminopeptidase 2 isoform X2, producing the protein MFWVRFLVLALLSQAGVTQTSSSPTHASAPPNPTEEQPPLNTGSLSFPWSHLRLPENIVPLHYHLLLHPNLTILSYIGTVRLELQVQNNTNWVVLHSKGLRITTATVLDQNLAHLSDQVLPVLHNPTHEQVAIFSPRVLTGGQKYFLLLEFGAELGEGFYGFYRSTYRTSTGETRTLASTHFEPTSARMAFPCFDEPSFKANYSISIRRSPAHTALSNMPVDQTVVLDDGLMEDRFAVSVRMSSYLVAFIVCDFRSVSATTASGVKVSVYAAPEKWEQTHYALKAAVKLLEFYEKYFNINYPLPKQDLVAIPGFQSGAMENWGLITFRETSLLYDPTTSSASDRLWVTKVIAHELAHQWFGNLVTMKWWNDIWLNEGFATYMEYISVDTTYPKLRVEDYLLDTCFVAIGRDSLNSSRPISSVAESPTQIKEMFDTVSYNKGACVLHMLRHYLTDQVFQIGIMRYLRRYSYSNARNQDLWDSLANTCSEEEFTSGGHCYSNSQSAKNAYLYAGEHLDLTTMMNTWTLQTGVPLVTVARQGSRLVLKQERFLRTTHPSDPAWPSLQQGYLWHIPLTYRTDTSTSIHRHLMTTLTDSVEVGEEVGWVKVNVDMAGYYLVHYDGPGWDDLIQLLKDNHTALSFMDRTHLIHNAFQLTTAGRLSLDKALDLIGYLRSESHTVPLLQGLAYLEAFYRMVERMDIPDVTQNLSTYILWYFRGVIDRQTWSDKGSVSERRLRSELLSLACHLGDLPCLEQAQRSFTHWLDSNSTLSLPADVTETVYSVGAQEDSGWASLLHIYTLSLSETHKHKILSALASSRDTNKLHRLLELGLEGEVIRTQDLDSLIVMVARNPRGHHLAWSYVQKYWSTLVDKFQLGSFSIRNIIIGTTGQFFSTEELTEVRVFFESIHEQASQLRVTQVAMDNIQKNILWLQRNLGTLRSWLDQQID; encoded by the exons ATGTTCTGGGTCAGGTTCTTGGTTCTGGCCCTCCTGTCTCAGGCTGGTGTGACCCAGACCTCCTCTAGTCCAACCCATGCCTCTGCGCCCCCTAACCCCACTGAGGAGCAGCCTCCCTTGAATACGGGAAGCCTCTCATTCCCTTGGAGCCACCTCCGTCTTCCGGAGAACATTGTTCCGCTCCACTACCATCTCCTGCTCCACCCTAACCTCACCATACTCAGCTACATTGGTACCGTCAGGTTAGAGCTCCAGGTTCAGAACAATACCAACTGGGTGGTGCTGCACAGCAAGGGGCTTCGTATCACTACGGCAACTGTGCTGGACCAGAACCTTGCTCACCTGTCAGACCAG GTTCTCCCTGTTCTCCACAACCCTACCCATGAGCAGGTTGCCATATTCTCTCCCAGAGTGCTCACTGGTGGGCAGAAGTACTTCCTGTTACTGGAGTTTGGGGCGGAGCTAGGAGAGGGCTTCTATGGCTTCTACAGGAGCACCTACAGAACCAGCACCGGAGAGACGCG GACCCTGGCCTCCACTCATTTTGAGCCAACCAGTGCGCGGATGGCGTTTCCCTGTTTTGATGAGCCTAGCTTCAAGGCTAACTACTCCATCAGTATCAGGAGAAGCCCAGCACACACCGCCCTGTCCAACATGCCTGTA GATCAGACAGTGGTCCTGGATGATGGACTAATGGAGGATCGTTTTGCTGTGAGTGTGAGGATGAGCTCCTATCTGGTGGCCTTCATCGTGTGTGACTTCAGATCTGTCAGCGCAACAACTGCCTCAGGGGTCAAG GTTTCTGTGTATGCTGCTCCTGAGAAATGGGAGCAGACCCATTACGCTCTCAAGGCTGCAGTCAAACTATTGGAGTTCTATGAGAAATACTTCAATATCAACTACCCACTACCTAAACAAG ACCTGGTGGCTATTCCAGGCTTTCAGTCCGGAGCAATGGAGAACTGGGGTCTGATCACCTTCAGAGAGACGAGCCTGCTCTACGACCCCACCACCTCCTCAGCCTCCGATAGGCTCTGGGTTACCAAGGTGATCGCCCATGAGCTCGCCCACCAG tggttTGGGAACCTGGTGACCATGAAGTGGTGGAATGACATCTGGCTGAACGAGGGCTTCGCCACGTACATGGAGTACATCTCAGTGGACACCACATACCCCAAACTCAGAGTG GAGGACTATCTTCTGGACACCTGCTTCGTTGCGATTGGTCGAGACTCTCTAAACTCCTCCCGCCCCATCTCCAGTGTAGCTGAAAGCCCTACACAGATTAAAGAGATGTTCGACACAGTATCCTACAATAAG GGGGCATGTGTCCTGCACATGCTAAGACACTACCTGACTGACCAAGTGTTCCAGATTGGAATCATGCGTTACCTTCGCAGGTACAGCTACAGCAACGCTCGCAACCAGGACCTGTGGGACAGCCTGGCCAAC ACATGTTCAGAAGAGGAGTTCACTTCTGGAGGACACTGCTACAGCAACAGCCAGTCAGCTAAGAACGCA TACCTGTATGCTGGGGAGCACTTGGACCTGACGACCATGATGAACACCTGGACGCTGCAGACAGGTGTGCCTTTGGTAACGGTTGCTAGACAGGGGTCTCGTCTGGTGCTGAAACAGGAGAGGTTCCTGAGGACCACACATCCGTCTGATCCAGCATGGCCCAGCCTGCAGCaggg GTACCTGTGGCACATCCCTCTGACATACAGGACTGACACCTCAACTAGCATTCACAGACACCTCATGACTACACTCACAG acagtgtggaggtgggggaggaggtgggCTGGGTGAAGGTGAATGTGGACATGGCTGGTTATTACCTGGTCCACTATGATGGTCCAGGCTGGGACGACTTGATACAACTACTGAAGGACAACCACACAGCTCTCAGCTTCATGGACAGAACACACCTCATACACAACGCCTTCCAACTCACCAC AGCAGGTCGGCTGTCACTCGATAAAGCCTTGGACCTCATTGGTTACCTGCGATCAGAGAGCCACACTGTGCCCCTCCTCCAAGGGTTGGCCTACCTGGAAGCCTTCTACAGGATGGTGGAGAGGATGGACATACCTGACGTCACACAAAACCTCAGT aCGTACATCCTGTGGTATTTCCGTGGTGTGATTGACCGTCAGACGTGGAGCGACAAGGGCTCTGTGTCTGAGAGGCGGCTGAGGTCGGAGCTCCTCTCTCTGGCCTGCCATCTAGGAGACCTCCCCTGTCTGGAGCAGGCCCAGCGCAGCTTCACACACTGGCTGGACTCCAACAGCACACTCAG CCTGCCTGCAGATGTGACAGAGACAGTGTATTCAGTAGGGGCCCAGGAGGACAGTGGCTGGGCGTCTCTCCTCCACatatacactctctccctctcagagacacacaaacacaagatCCTCTCTGCCCTGGCCAGCAGCAGAGACACAAACAAACTACACAG GTTGTTGGAGCTGGGTCTAGAGGGGGAGGTGATCCGTACCCAGGACCTGGACTCCCTCATAGTCATGGTAGCCAGGAACCCCAGGGGACATCATCTGGCCTGGAGCTACGTCCAGAAATACTGGAGCACCCTGGTGGACAA GTTCCAGTTGGGATCGTTCTCTATTAGAAACATCATCATCGGCACCACAGGCCAGTTcttctcaacagaggaactcacTGAG GTGCGTGTATTCTTTGAATCGATCCATGAGCAGGCGTCTCAGCTGAGAGTCACTCAGGTTGCCATGGACAACATCCAGAAGAACATCCTCTGGTTGCAAAGAAACCTGGGAACTCTGAGGAGCTGGCTGGACCAACAGATAGActga
- the LOC109896001 gene encoding endoplasmic reticulum aminopeptidase 2 isoform X1, protein MFWVRFLVLALLSQAGVTQTSSSPTHASAPPNPTEEQPPLNTGSLSFPWSHLRLPENIVPLHYHLLLHPNLTILSYIGTVRLELQVQNNTNWVVLHSKGLRITTATVLDQNLAHLSDQVLPVLHNPTHEQVAIFSPRVLTGGQKYFLLLEFGAELGEGFYGFYRSTYRTSTGETRTLASTHFEPTSARMAFPCFDEPSFKANYSISIRRSPAHTALSNMPVDQTVVLDDGLMEDRFAVSVRMSSYLVAFIVCDFRSVSATTASGVKVSVYAAPEKWEQTHYALKAAVKLLEFYEKYFNINYPLPKQDLVAIPGFQSGAMENWGLITFRETSLLYDPTTSSASDRLWVTKVIAHELAHQWFGNLVTMKWWNDIWLNEGFATYMEYISVDTTYPKLRVEDYLLDTCFVAIGRDSLNSSRPISSVAESPTQIKEMFDTVSYNKGACVLHMLRHYLTDQVFQIGIMRYLRRYSYSNARNQDLWDSLANTCSEEEFTSGGHCYSNSQSAKNAYLYAGEHLDLTTMMNTWTLQTGVPLVTVARQGSRLVLKQERFLRTTHPSDPAWPSLQQGYLWHIPLTYRTDTSTSIHRHLMTTLTDSVEVGEEVGWVKVNVDMAGYYLVHYDGPGWDDLIQLLKDNHTALSFMDRTHLIHNAFQLTTAGRLSLDKALDLIGYLRSESHTVPLLQGLAYLEAFYRMVERMDIPDVTQNLSTYILWYFRGVIDRQTWSDKGSVSERRLRSELLSLACHLGDLPCLEQAQRSFTHWLDSNSTLRGTPCPVCASPSTSLPADVTETVYSVGAQEDSGWASLLHIYTLSLSETHKHKILSALASSRDTNKLHRLLELGLEGEVIRTQDLDSLIVMVARNPRGHHLAWSYVQKYWSTLVDKFQLGSFSIRNIIIGTTGQFFSTEELTEVRVFFESIHEQASQLRVTQVAMDNIQKNILWLQRNLGTLRSWLDQQID, encoded by the exons ATGTTCTGGGTCAGGTTCTTGGTTCTGGCCCTCCTGTCTCAGGCTGGTGTGACCCAGACCTCCTCTAGTCCAACCCATGCCTCTGCGCCCCCTAACCCCACTGAGGAGCAGCCTCCCTTGAATACGGGAAGCCTCTCATTCCCTTGGAGCCACCTCCGTCTTCCGGAGAACATTGTTCCGCTCCACTACCATCTCCTGCTCCACCCTAACCTCACCATACTCAGCTACATTGGTACCGTCAGGTTAGAGCTCCAGGTTCAGAACAATACCAACTGGGTGGTGCTGCACAGCAAGGGGCTTCGTATCACTACGGCAACTGTGCTGGACCAGAACCTTGCTCACCTGTCAGACCAG GTTCTCCCTGTTCTCCACAACCCTACCCATGAGCAGGTTGCCATATTCTCTCCCAGAGTGCTCACTGGTGGGCAGAAGTACTTCCTGTTACTGGAGTTTGGGGCGGAGCTAGGAGAGGGCTTCTATGGCTTCTACAGGAGCACCTACAGAACCAGCACCGGAGAGACGCG GACCCTGGCCTCCACTCATTTTGAGCCAACCAGTGCGCGGATGGCGTTTCCCTGTTTTGATGAGCCTAGCTTCAAGGCTAACTACTCCATCAGTATCAGGAGAAGCCCAGCACACACCGCCCTGTCCAACATGCCTGTA GATCAGACAGTGGTCCTGGATGATGGACTAATGGAGGATCGTTTTGCTGTGAGTGTGAGGATGAGCTCCTATCTGGTGGCCTTCATCGTGTGTGACTTCAGATCTGTCAGCGCAACAACTGCCTCAGGGGTCAAG GTTTCTGTGTATGCTGCTCCTGAGAAATGGGAGCAGACCCATTACGCTCTCAAGGCTGCAGTCAAACTATTGGAGTTCTATGAGAAATACTTCAATATCAACTACCCACTACCTAAACAAG ACCTGGTGGCTATTCCAGGCTTTCAGTCCGGAGCAATGGAGAACTGGGGTCTGATCACCTTCAGAGAGACGAGCCTGCTCTACGACCCCACCACCTCCTCAGCCTCCGATAGGCTCTGGGTTACCAAGGTGATCGCCCATGAGCTCGCCCACCAG tggttTGGGAACCTGGTGACCATGAAGTGGTGGAATGACATCTGGCTGAACGAGGGCTTCGCCACGTACATGGAGTACATCTCAGTGGACACCACATACCCCAAACTCAGAGTG GAGGACTATCTTCTGGACACCTGCTTCGTTGCGATTGGTCGAGACTCTCTAAACTCCTCCCGCCCCATCTCCAGTGTAGCTGAAAGCCCTACACAGATTAAAGAGATGTTCGACACAGTATCCTACAATAAG GGGGCATGTGTCCTGCACATGCTAAGACACTACCTGACTGACCAAGTGTTCCAGATTGGAATCATGCGTTACCTTCGCAGGTACAGCTACAGCAACGCTCGCAACCAGGACCTGTGGGACAGCCTGGCCAAC ACATGTTCAGAAGAGGAGTTCACTTCTGGAGGACACTGCTACAGCAACAGCCAGTCAGCTAAGAACGCA TACCTGTATGCTGGGGAGCACTTGGACCTGACGACCATGATGAACACCTGGACGCTGCAGACAGGTGTGCCTTTGGTAACGGTTGCTAGACAGGGGTCTCGTCTGGTGCTGAAACAGGAGAGGTTCCTGAGGACCACACATCCGTCTGATCCAGCATGGCCCAGCCTGCAGCaggg GTACCTGTGGCACATCCCTCTGACATACAGGACTGACACCTCAACTAGCATTCACAGACACCTCATGACTACACTCACAG acagtgtggaggtgggggaggaggtgggCTGGGTGAAGGTGAATGTGGACATGGCTGGTTATTACCTGGTCCACTATGATGGTCCAGGCTGGGACGACTTGATACAACTACTGAAGGACAACCACACAGCTCTCAGCTTCATGGACAGAACACACCTCATACACAACGCCTTCCAACTCACCAC AGCAGGTCGGCTGTCACTCGATAAAGCCTTGGACCTCATTGGTTACCTGCGATCAGAGAGCCACACTGTGCCCCTCCTCCAAGGGTTGGCCTACCTGGAAGCCTTCTACAGGATGGTGGAGAGGATGGACATACCTGACGTCACACAAAACCTCAGT aCGTACATCCTGTGGTATTTCCGTGGTGTGATTGACCGTCAGACGTGGAGCGACAAGGGCTCTGTGTCTGAGAGGCGGCTGAGGTCGGAGCTCCTCTCTCTGGCCTGCCATCTAGGAGACCTCCCCTGTCTGGAGCAGGCCCAGCGCAGCTTCACACACTGGCTGGACTCCAACAGCACACTCAG aggtacaccATGTCCTGTCTGTGCCTCTCCCTCCACCAGCCTGCCTGCAGATGTGACAGAGACAGTGTATTCAGTAGGGGCCCAGGAGGACAGTGGCTGGGCGTCTCTCCTCCACatatacactctctccctctcagagacacacaaacacaagatCCTCTCTGCCCTGGCCAGCAGCAGAGACACAAACAAACTACACAG GTTGTTGGAGCTGGGTCTAGAGGGGGAGGTGATCCGTACCCAGGACCTGGACTCCCTCATAGTCATGGTAGCCAGGAACCCCAGGGGACATCATCTGGCCTGGAGCTACGTCCAGAAATACTGGAGCACCCTGGTGGACAA GTTCCAGTTGGGATCGTTCTCTATTAGAAACATCATCATCGGCACCACAGGCCAGTTcttctcaacagaggaactcacTGAG GTGCGTGTATTCTTTGAATCGATCCATGAGCAGGCGTCTCAGCTGAGAGTCACTCAGGTTGCCATGGACAACATCCAGAAGAACATCCTCTGGTTGCAAAGAAACCTGGGAACTCTGAGGAGCTGGCTGGACCAACAGATAGActga